The following is a genomic window from Caproiciproducens sp. CPB-2.
CTTGCCTTCGACGATTGCGTTTGCGACGGTTGCGGAAATCAGCTTGACGGCACGGATCGCATCGTCGTTGCCGGGAATAACATAATCGATTTCATCCGGATCACAGTTGGTGTCGACAATCGCGACAATCGGGATGCCGAGCTTTTTGGCTTCCGCTACGGCGATTCTCTCTTTGCGCGGGTCAACGATAAACAGTGCGCCGGGAATTTGTTTCATATCCTTGATGCCGCCCAGGAATTTCTCGAGCTTTTCAATCTCAAGGCGAAGCTTAATGACTTCTTTTTTCGGCAGAAGATCAAAGGTGCCGTCTTCTTCCATGGTCTTGAGCTGGTTCAAGCGGTCGATTCTGCGGCGGATCGTACGGAAGTTGGTCAGCATGCCGCCCAACCAGCGCGCGTTGACAAAATAAGCGCCTGCGCGTTCCGCTTCGTCCTTCACGGAATCCTGAGCCTGCTTTTTGGTGCCGACAAACAGTACGGATTTGCCTTCAGCGGAAAGGCTGCGGACAAAGCTGTAAGCGTCCTCCAGCTTCTTGACGGTTTTCTGCAGGTCGATGATGTAGATGCCGTTGCGTTCCGTAAAGATATACGGAGCCATTTTCGGGTTCCATCTTCTGGTCTGGTGACCGAAGTGAACACCGGCCTCCAAAAGTTGTTTCATTGATACTACTGACATAATAATCCTCCTTGGTTTTTCCTCCGTCCCGCTTTAACAGACGCAACACCCGGAAGCCGGGCACCAAATCGTCATAGCAGAGACGTGTGTTTTTTTATTGCGCGGCTAATTATAGCATATAAAAGAATAAAATTCAAGAGTTTTTCAGTTGCCAAAGAATCCGCCAAACCCGCGCCCTCTTTTTTTCGTTCGGCAATAGTTATTATACGTCACCAAAATAGTATCGTCCCCTATTACCTGAATATCCTGCCATTTAATAATAATATCGTCCTCCCTGCCCAGCAGTCCGAAGCAGCGCAGGCGGCCGTAAATTACAATGGCAATCACTCTGGCGTCCGCGGTGTCTATTTCCACATCACAGACACATCCTATCCGGGTCCCGTCCTTTACATTGATGACTTCTTTATGGCGCATATCAATGATCCGGCAATTCACGCTTCCACCTCCCCTACAGATATATGCCGAACTTTGTTATATAATTAATTAATTGATTAATTAAAAAGAAAATGGTATAATTATCCGAGAAAAAATCAGGAGGCTATTATGAATATTTGGCATGATATCTCACCAAAAAGAATTAAGACAGAAGACTTTTGTGCCGTCATAGAAATTCCAAAGGGCTGTAAAATCAAATATGAGCTCGACAAGGAAACCGGTTTGCTGCTGATGGACCGGATTCTTTACACTTCCACTCATTATCCCGCGAACTACGGCTTTATTCCCCGTACTTACGCCAGCGATAATGACCCTCTTGACGTACTTGTCCTCTGTTCCGAGGATATCCGTCCGCTTTCCCTGGTGCGGTGTTATGCCATCGGCGTAATTATTATGGTGGACAACGGGATGAAAGACGAGAAAATCATCGCGATTCCGTTTAACGACCCCACCTATAACGGCTACCGTGACATTAAGGAGCTGCCGAAACATATTTTTGACGAAATGTCCCATTTCTTTTCCGTTTACAAACAGCTGGAGGGAAAAGTGACGGCAATCGACGAAGTCAAAGGGCCCGAAGATGCCAAGGAAATCATTCAGAGCTCCATTGACAGCTACATCGAAAAATTCTGCAAATAATTCCCGCTGATCCAAAATCCCCTGTGAAATTCACAGGGGATTTTTTGCGCCGCAATCGATCAAAGAAAACCGTTACGACTGAAACAGATATAAAGTGCCGCCCTGGCCGCCCATTTGGCCGACATTGCTTGTATTGGAGCTGTATTCGCCGGAATCCACCAACACCGCGTTTTCTTTTACATAAGACTCAATATCGGAACCGGAACCGCCGAAGCTTCCATTCAACAGGAAATAAGTGATTTTTCCCTGAGCGACAAACGTTTTCAGCTGATCGACCGTAAGGGAATTGTCCGAACCCAGGAACCCTCCGTAAGCATAGCAGGGCAGGCCGGTGTCAATGATGAACTGCGCTACGCTGCTGGAACGCTGTGCGGTAACAAGAAAGCTGCCCTCTTTATAATTTTTCACCAGATAAGCTTCCAAAGAGGCGCTCTGCGCGCTGCCGTTGTCCGACGGCATACCGGTTCCATTCCCCTGTCCGCTTTGCACCAGCTCCGGACCGGCGTACGGCATTGTGGAATTCGTTACGCCCATGACCGGCGTAAGCGCCCAGTAAAAAGGAGCCGCCACTGAGGACAGGACAAGCACCGTCAGAGAAACCGCGAGAACGCCGCGCTTATGTCTGACACAATAAACAGCGAACAGGAGGATTCCAATGCCCGCCGCGGCAAGCATAACGGGAAACAGCCATGTCTTCAGTTCGGAATACCGCAAAACACAGACAATCTGCAGAGCAAGATTGAGAAGGAACGCAGCCAGCAGAAGCACGGGACGAAGATACTCCATTTTTTTCTCCCGTCTGTGCTTCAGCCCGTTGTAGATGGTAACAATTCCGATGCCGCTCAGGACGGCAATGGCGGGCGCCATCATGCAGAGATAATACCGGTGATAGAATCCGGCAAAGCTGAAGAAAACCGCCATGGTAATCAGCCACAAAGACCAGAATACAAAAGCACCCTGACGCTCATTTTTTCTTCTGAAGTTCCATTTGTTCACGCAGAGCAGCATGCTGCAAAGGGCGAACAGCAGGAACCAGGAACCCTGCCCGTATAAATTTGACGTCCACAGCCGCAGAGGGGACGCATTCCCGATTTCAGAACCGCCCATCCCATTCGCACCCATATTTCGGCCGCCGTCCTGGCGGTCTCCGCGGCCGTCCGCACCGCCGTCAGGCATGTTCCGCCCGCTTTCATCGGCACCGTCGGACGTGCCCTGCCCGTTCCCATCTGCATTGCCGCCGGGCATTCCCTGTCCGCTTCCATTCGCGTTACCGTCCGGCACGCCCTGCCCGTAACCGTCGGGAGGCGTCCCGTTTCCGTCATCATTCGTTTGTGGTGCCGAACCGGAAGCATCCCTGTCGGATGAACGGCCAAAGCCGCCTCCCATTCCGCCGCCCATGCTTTGTCCAAACAGCCTTTCCGTGCCGTTATGGCCGAAAATCAGTTCGATCATGGAATTGCTGCTGGTGCTGTCCACGTAAGGCCGGTTTCCAGCGGGGTAAAATTCCACGGCAAGCACCCATGCGAAAGAGACTCCCAGAACAATGACCATACTCAAAATCCCGGCAAGAATCCGTTTTCCAATTTTTTCTTTTGCAAAAAACAGATAAGTCAGGGCAACGGCGGGCAAAATCATGTATGCCTGCAGCATTTTAATATTAAAGCCCAATCCGACAAACAGCGCCGCGAGAAACAGATATTTCCATCTTCCGCTGTCGATCGAGCGAAAAAGAAACCACGCCGCTGCCAGCAATACAAAAATCAGCTGCATATCCATCGTATTGTTGCGCGATGCGACAACGACGACCGGGGTTATGGCAAAAAGCAGGGCCGAAACAAGCCCGGCGGGCCGCCCGAAATACCGGGCGGTCAAAATGTAAATCATCACGGTGGAGGCCGCGCCCGCCAAAGCCTGCGGGAGCAGCATGGCCCAGCCGTGATAGCCGAAAATAAGTACGGAAATCGCCTGCGTCCACAAGCCGAGCGGGGGCTTATCCACAGAAACCATTCCGGCGGGATCAAATGAAACAAAGAAGAAATTTTTAAAGCTCAGCGTCATGCTTTTTACACACGCCGCGTAATATTCGTTTCCGGTTCCGTAGTTGGAAATCGCGTAGAAGTTTAAGGTAAACGACAGCGCCGCAATCAATATCAGCGCGGGGATATAAGGTTTTTTTCTGAACTTCACAATGATGGGCTGCATAGAAGGTCCTCCGATTCCTTACAATCTATTACAGCGCCCAGTATAATTGCTGATTGTGAAGTTGACGTGACGGGAAAGGAAACAACAGCTAAATGTCTTTCTTGATCTTATCCAGCGCGGCCTTTTCCAGCCTGGAAACCTGCGCCTGACTGATTCCGATCTCCGAAGCAACCTCCATCTGTGTTTTTCCCTGGAAAAAGCGCATGGAAAGAATCCGCTTTTCCCTGCTGTTCAAATCGCGGATCGCTTCCTTCAGCGCGATTTCGTCCAGCCAGTTGGAATCGTCGTTGTTGTCGCCCACCTGATCCATCACATAAATGGTGTCGCCGCCGTCTGAAAAAACCGGCTCAAAAAGCGAAACCGGTTCCACAATGGATTCCAGCGCAAGCACCACATCCTCCCTCGGCAGGTTCAATTCTTTTGCTATTTCATCAATGCTGGGCTCGCGGTTGTTTTCAGCCGTCATTCTTTCTTTCGCCTGCATGGCCTTATACGCGGTGTCACGCAGCGACCGGCTGACACGTATGGAATTGTTATCCCTCAGATAACGCCGGATTTCTCCAATGATCATGGGCACCCCATAGGTGCTGAAACGGACGCCCTGATTGATGTCAAAGTGGTCGATCGCCTTGATCAGGCCGATGCAGCCCACCTGAAAAAGATCGTCAAGATTTTCCCCGCGGTTTGTAAAGCGCTGAATGACGCTTAAAACAAGACGCAGGTTCCCGTTAATGAGTTCGTCGCGGGCTTTCATATCCCCTTCTTTCACCCGGCGCAACAGCTGCATTTTTTCCTTTTCGGTAAGTACTTTTAATTTCGAAGTATTGACTCCGCAGATTTCGACTTTATTGTACTGCATGCCGTTCCCTCATTTCCATGGAATAACTTACTACCATTATTACCATGGGCGGAGTGATTCATGCGGAGCCGGCAGTAAAAATATTATGGGGAAAGGGAATTGCTTTTCCGTTATAAAGTCGTATATACTATAATCAATCCGTATCCTGTAAAAACAGGAAATAAGAGCAAGCGAGGCGGAGCCATGCAAATTCAGATATCGCCGCAGGTTGAAACGGTTCTTCAAAAACTGACGGCTTCCGGCTTTGAGGCCTATGTTGTCGGCGGCTGTGTGCGGGATTCCATCCTCGGGCTGGAGCCAAACGACTGGGATGTGACCACCTCCGCCCCGCCCGAGGAAACGGAACGCATTTTCAGCAGCTATCCGTGCGCAAAAACCGGAATTCAGCACGGAACCCTTTCGGTGCTGATCGATCATCGGCCCGTGGAAGTGACCACCTTCCGGGTGGACGGACAGTATTCCGACAACCGGCATCCGGACAGCGTCCGCTTTACCCGCAGCTTAAAAGATGATTTATCGCGCAGGGATTTTACCGTCAACGCCCTGGCCTATTCGCACGCCGACGGCGTAATCGACTGCTTTGGCGGGATGGATGACCTGAAAAACCGAATCATCCGATGCGTCGGAACCCCCGGCCTGCGTTTTCAGGAGGACGGGCTCAGAATTTTGCGGGCGCTTCGCTTTTCTTCCGTGCTGGGATTTTCCCCGGAGCCAAACACCTCGGCCGCCATTCTGTCCAATTGCGGGCTGCTCCAACAAATCGCCCGGGAGCGCATTCAGTCGGAGCTGACCAGGCTCCTTTGCGGAAACCCGTCCGAGGTACTTCGAAAATACCGCACCGTGCTGGAGCAGATCCTTCCGGAATTTTGCTTCATGACTCAATTGGACGAATGGGAACACACGCTGAAAGCCGTTTCAAAGGTAGAAGCAACACCCGTTTTACGGCTGACTATGCTTTTATATCATATCCGACAATCTGCCCCGTCTGAACAAAGCCGAAACGAAAAAGAATCCTTTGACGGTTCCTGCAGCCAAAACGCCGAAGCTGTCAAGGCAATTCTTTTACGGCTCCGGTATGACAGAGATACGGTGAAAACTGTTTCCGAACTAACGGCGCTTCAACGGTTTCCTCTTCCCGCGGACGAAAGAAGCCTGCTGAAGCTTCTCCATCAGTACGGCAAAAAAACGCTGAGTTTGCTTTTCAAAGTGCGGGACGCGGATCTGCGGGCGCAAAACCCGCCCGACACCCGTGGACTGGAAGGACTGAAAAAAGCGGAAGCGATATTCCGAAGCATTTTCACACGGGGATTATGCTACTCTCTGAAGGGTTTACAGATCAAAGGCTCGGATTTATTATCGATCGGCATTTCTGAAGGGACCGAAATCGGCAGGATGCTTTCCCAGCTTTTAAACGCGGTGATGGACGGCAAATGCTTAAACCGGCGGGAAGCGCTTCTGAAATACGCATTGCAGTTAAAGGATGAATACCATGGTGGAAACAGTTGAGCATACCTTTGGACCTGTTTATGATGAAAACTCAAGAATATTGATTTTAGGGACGATCCCTTCGCCGAAATCCCGCGAATACGGGTTTTACTACTCCCATCCGCAGAACCGGTTCTGGCGAATCGTATCGGATTTATACGGTCAGAAGCTTCCAGAAAGCAACGCGGAAAAAACGGAATTTCTGCTGAGAAACCGCATTGCGCTCTGGGATGTCCTCAAAAGCTGCAAAATCTCCGGGGCGGACGACGGCAGTATCCGCGACCCGGTCGCAAACGATATCGGAGGCCTCTTAAAAGGAACCGATATCCGCGCGGTATTTACCACGGGAACAAAGGCTGCCGCTCTCTACCGCAGGTTTTGTGAAAAAAGCGCGGGATGTCCGGCCATTGCGCTGCCTTCGACAAGCCCGGCCAACTGCCGGCACTATAACTATGAAAGCCTGAGAGAAGCCTACCGGGTGATTCTGAAATACACACTGGAATAAAGAAAGCGTCGAAAAAGGCGGGCATCGTGATGCCCGCCTTTTTTCAGCTTACGCGCTCCAGGTCCTTTTTCAGCCTTTCAATAATCCGTTTTTCCAGGCGCGATATGTATGACTGTGAAATACCAAGGGTGTCGGCTACTTCCTTCTGCGTATGCTCTTTCGTATTGTTCAGGCCAAAACGGAGCTGCATGATTTCCCGCTCCCGCGGAGCGAGATGCGACACGGCAGTCAGCAAAAGATTCCGCTCTACCTCCTGTTCAATGTTGCGGTTGACGGTATCCTGGTCGCTGCCCAGAATATCGGAAAGCAGAAGCTCATTTCCGTCCCAGTCCACATTTAACGGATCGTCGATGGAGACTTCGTTTTTTAACTGGGAGCTTTTACGGAGGTACATCAGAATTTCGTTTTCAATACAGCGGGACGCATAGGTTGCCAGCTTGATGTTGCGCTCGGGGCAAAAAGTGTTTACTGCTTTAATCAGCCCAATCGTTCCGATCGAGATCAGATCCTCCACCCCGGCGCTGCTCGATTCAAACTTTTTGGCGATGTACACAACAAGCCTGAGGTTGTGGGTGATCAGCGGTTCCCGCGCGTTTGGAACATTGTTCAGAATGTTCATCATCACCTTTTCCTCTTCCTTCTTCGTCAGCGGCGGAGGAAGAGTCTCTGGCCCGTTAATATAGTGTACATGCCCGTTTAGACCTAATCGCAGCCATAATAATGACAGCTTATTTCCCATTTCCCTTATCAGCTTATTCATTCCCATTTTCACTCTTTCCCTTTTGCCGCTGCCGCCGCGGCTGAGAAACGCGCCTGCCTACGGCCAAATTTAGGCTGACGTTTTTTGCAGTAAATCCGGATTTAAGAGCGCGCTGAACGCTCCAAGCTTCGATTTGGTTACCGCTATGTACACCTCGTGTACTTCAATCTTCTCTCTTCCTGTCATGACTGTCAGTTTATCCGGTTTAAACGCCGGAAGAAGCCCCTCCCCCGAAACCGCCTGAAACGGCACCAGCCGGATTTTCCCGCTTTCGTGCCGCGGGGCGATTCCGTCAAGACAATCCTCACAGACAACGGCGACCGGCGCGTTTGAAAACGGTTCGGTCAGCGTGTTGCCGGTATCCACCTTTGCGGCACAGGAAACCGACTTTCCGTTAAAATCGATCTGAATCCGGCAGAAAAGGTTTTCCGGGGCCTGACGGCCCGTAATGCGGTGAATCAGGCGTATGATAAAATAGCATATAACTGTCAGAATGATCAGAAGAAGCGGTGAAACATTGAAATAAACCACCGAATTTTTGATAATGAGCCCCTGCGGGGCGATAAAATACCACAGCGCAAGCATGAAACCCGCAAAGGCAAAGCTCATGATATAAAAGGCGGCCAGTTCTCTCAGAAACTGCTTGATTCCGTAATAGGGATACGCAAATAAAACAATCAGTCCCGACACGGCCAGCTTAAAAGCCAAGGATAAAAAAAGATTGGTTTCGGGCAGCAGAATAGAAAGAGAAGCGGCCGCACCCAGGGCCGCGGCTGCAACCATTCTGGAACGTTTCACCGGCAGCGAAAGAAATTTTGAAACGGCAAGCAGCAAAAAATAATTGATAAATAAGTTGATACCGACCAGTACGTCTATGTAAATCGTCTGCTTCAAAGAGATCCCTCCCTGCGCTAAAAATAATTATACTGGTGCAGGGTCAAACATTGTGTCATAAATTGTATCCGATTCAGAATTAAAATTGTATGTTTACGATAAAAAACGCCGGTCCTCACAATGGTGTGCACCCCGTCAAGAGGACAATGAAAAAATAAAAAGATTTTTAGGACTGCTGTCCGCCGGAACCGGCGGGCAGCAATTTTTACGCAGCTTTTGCGTACTGTGCATGGAACTCCATGGGTGTCATAACAGACAATCGGCGCTGCAGTCGCCGGTAGTTGTAAAAGTAAATATACTCTGAAATGGCTTGCGTGATCTGTTTCCGGTCGGTGAATTTGCGTCCATAGTACATTTCCCGTTTGAGGATACCCCAAAAGCCTTCCATCGGCCCATTGTCAATACAGTGCGCCACTCTGGACATGCTTTGCTTCATCTTGGCGGCATGCAATTTCGAGTGAAAAGAACGGCTGGTATACTGGTACCCCCGGTCACTGTGAAATAGCGGGTGTGCGTCCGGATTAGCGGCCACGGCAGCATCCAGCGTATTGAATACCAACCTGTTGTCATTATGA
Proteins encoded in this region:
- a CDS encoding inorganic diphosphatase, giving the protein MNIWHDISPKRIKTEDFCAVIEIPKGCKIKYELDKETGLLLMDRILYTSTHYPANYGFIPRTYASDNDPLDVLVLCSEDIRPLSLVRCYAIGVIIMVDNGMKDEKIIAIPFNDPTYNGYRDIKELPKHIFDEMSHFFSVYKQLEGKVTAIDEVKGPEDAKEIIQSSIDSYIEKFCK
- a CDS encoding ArnT family glycosyltransferase; the protein is MQPIIVKFRKKPYIPALILIAALSFTLNFYAISNYGTGNEYYAACVKSMTLSFKNFFFVSFDPAGMVSVDKPPLGLWTQAISVLIFGYHGWAMLLPQALAGAASTVMIYILTARYFGRPAGLVSALLFAITPVVVVASRNNTMDMQLIFVLLAAAWFLFRSIDSGRWKYLFLAALFVGLGFNIKMLQAYMILPAVALTYLFFAKEKIGKRILAGILSMVIVLGVSFAWVLAVEFYPAGNRPYVDSTSSNSMIELIFGHNGTERLFGQSMGGGMGGGFGRSSDRDASGSAPQTNDDGNGTPPDGYGQGVPDGNANGSGQGMPGGNADGNGQGTSDGADESGRNMPDGGADGRGDRQDGGRNMGANGMGGSEIGNASPLRLWTSNLYGQGSWFLLFALCSMLLCVNKWNFRRKNERQGAFVFWSLWLITMAVFFSFAGFYHRYYLCMMAPAIAVLSGIGIVTIYNGLKHRREKKMEYLRPVLLLAAFLLNLALQIVCVLRYSELKTWLFPVMLAAAGIGILLFAVYCVRHKRGVLAVSLTVLVLSSVAAPFYWALTPVMGVTNSTMPYAGPELVQSGQGNGTGMPSDNGSAQSASLEAYLVKNYKEGSFLVTAQRSSSVAQFIIDTGLPCYAYGGFLGSDNSLTVDQLKTFVAQGKITYFLLNGSFGGSGSDIESYVKENAVLVDSGEYSSNTSNVGQMGGQGGTLYLFQS
- the sigE gene encoding RNA polymerase sporulation sigma factor SigE translates to MGNKLSLLWLRLGLNGHVHYINGPETLPPPLTKKEEEKVMMNILNNVPNAREPLITHNLRLVVYIAKKFESSSAGVEDLISIGTIGLIKAVNTFCPERNIKLATYASRCIENEILMYLRKSSQLKNEVSIDDPLNVDWDGNELLLSDILGSDQDTVNRNIEQEVERNLLLTAVSHLAPREREIMQLRFGLNNTKEHTQKEVADTLGISQSYISRLEKRIIERLKKDLERVS
- the sigG gene encoding RNA polymerase sporulation sigma factor SigG translates to MQYNKVEICGVNTSKLKVLTEKEKMQLLRRVKEGDMKARDELINGNLRLVLSVIQRFTNRGENLDDLFQVGCIGLIKAIDHFDINQGVRFSTYGVPMIIGEIRRYLRDNNSIRVSRSLRDTAYKAMQAKERMTAENNREPSIDEIAKELNLPREDVVLALESIVEPVSLFEPVFSDGGDTIYVMDQVGDNNDDSNWLDEIALKEAIRDLNSREKRILSMRFFQGKTQMEVASEIGISQAQVSRLEKAALDKIKKDI
- a CDS encoding DNA-deoxyinosine glycosylase yields the protein MVETVEHTFGPVYDENSRILILGTIPSPKSREYGFYYSHPQNRFWRIVSDLYGQKLPESNAEKTEFLLRNRIALWDVLKSCKISGADDGSIRDPVANDIGGLLKGTDIRAVFTTGTKAAALYRRFCEKSAGCPAIALPSTSPANCRHYNYESLREAYRVILKYTLE
- a CDS encoding CCA tRNA nucleotidyltransferase, encoding MQIQISPQVETVLQKLTASGFEAYVVGGCVRDSILGLEPNDWDVTTSAPPEETERIFSSYPCAKTGIQHGTLSVLIDHRPVEVTTFRVDGQYSDNRHPDSVRFTRSLKDDLSRRDFTVNALAYSHADGVIDCFGGMDDLKNRIIRCVGTPGLRFQEDGLRILRALRFSSVLGFSPEPNTSAAILSNCGLLQQIARERIQSELTRLLCGNPSEVLRKYRTVLEQILPEFCFMTQLDEWEHTLKAVSKVEATPVLRLTMLLYHIRQSAPSEQSRNEKESFDGSCSQNAEAVKAILLRLRYDRDTVKTVSELTALQRFPLPADERSLLKLLHQYGKKTLSLLFKVRDADLRAQNPPDTRGLEGLKKAEAIFRSIFTRGLCYSLKGLQIKGSDLLSIGISEGTEIGRMLSQLLNAVMDGKCLNRREALLKYALQLKDEYHGGNS
- a CDS encoding sigma-E processing peptidase SpoIIGA produces the protein MKQTIYIDVLVGINLFINYFLLLAVSKFLSLPVKRSRMVAAAALGAAASLSILLPETNLFLSLAFKLAVSGLIVLFAYPYYGIKQFLRELAAFYIMSFAFAGFMLALWYFIAPQGLIIKNSVVYFNVSPLLLIILTVICYFIIRLIHRITGRQAPENLFCRIQIDFNGKSVSCAAKVDTGNTLTEPFSNAPVAVVCEDCLDGIAPRHESGKIRLVPFQAVSGEGLLPAFKPDKLTVMTGREKIEVHEVYIAVTKSKLGAFSALLNPDLLQKTSA
- a CDS encoding YlmC/YmxH family sporulation protein, giving the protein MNCRIIDMRHKEVINVKDGTRIGCVCDVEIDTADARVIAIVIYGRLRCFGLLGREDDIIIKWQDIQVIGDDTILVTYNNYCRTKKRGRGFGGFFGN
- the rpsB gene encoding 30S ribosomal protein S2; this translates as MSVVSMKQLLEAGVHFGHQTRRWNPKMAPYIFTERNGIYIIDLQKTVKKLEDAYSFVRSLSAEGKSVLFVGTKKQAQDSVKDEAERAGAYFVNARWLGGMLTNFRTIRRRIDRLNQLKTMEEDGTFDLLPKKEVIKLRLEIEKLEKFLGGIKDMKQIPGALFIVDPRKERIAVAEAKKLGIPIVAIVDTNCDPDEIDYVIPGNDDAIRAVKLISATVANAIVEGKEGQMGAAAAEAEEEKVNEAEAAE